The Trichoplusia ni isolate ovarian cell line Hi5 unplaced genomic scaffold, tn1 tig00003038, whole genome shotgun sequence genome segment CCGACCTCGTCTGACCACTTTTTGAATTCAGAATACAAGTCCAAGAATAAGCTCCGGCTCGAAAGCCTCGGAACATTTTATCGATTTAGTCTCGTCTTATTACTACTGAACCTTGCGGTTTTACTTCGCTACTGTTTCTGTAGACAGTGTGATTTATGTTGTTTGCTTTGTTGTGTAAGGGTTTGGTGGTTCGAATAAAAGGTTGCAAATATCATTCAATTCGTATATTATACCAATTCATAACACGagtaaaagttaataaataatccCTAAAACAATTAAAGCTTCATCAGGAAGATCACAATACTAAGCTCACTATTTCCTAACATTaattatacaatacaaatattttcaaaatatcacAACACTaatgaaatacaattaaagCTTTCGAGGAGTTATCACGAGTATTGAGCAGGCGTAACCTAACTTATCCCTATATGGCACCTTGAACTAAACTAAAGCTAAGATCACAGACGGTTGCAGAAACCAACGGAGCAGGCACTGGTTTCACGGAAGACACTGATAGTTGTCGAGAGTTGTAGAGCTTAGGCCTGCACCCAGCGGTCCTGCAGGACTGGGTACTGCTGCTCCGCGGTCTGGCACTCGGTGTAGCAGTGCGCCGCTGCGAAGTCTGCCTCGGTCTTGGAGACGGTGGTCCAGAAGAAAGTGCCGGCTTCGGTCCTGGCGAAGTGCACAGGTACGTAGAAGTTGTCCGGGGTCACTGGCACAAGGTCGCACGTGTTGTCTTGCTGGTACACGAGGAAGGCGGCGTCAGGCTGGCACGCCTCCATCTCTTCATAGATCTTGCGCTCCAGCATCTCGTTGCTGGAGTTCTGTTCCTCCTCGAAACACGTGTCGCAAGTTTTGGCGGGAACGCGCTTCGTCGTTCTCTTGATCATTTTCATCAAAGGCCTCAACAGCGCCTTGATGCCGCTGTTCTTCATCTTTTCACTGTTATATCTGTTCTCGTTGATTGAGTTGTTTGTCGCGATGATGTATTCGTTGTTGGCGTAATAAGACATGTTGGAAGATTTGATAGATAAATAGTAATAGTAGAGAGCGTGTGTCGCTAGTGAGATCACAGGCGGGAATGTGGGGCTGCTTGGGCCGGCCGGCCTTTTATACCACGCGCGCCGCCCCCGGCACAAAAGGCCCG includes the following:
- the LOC113507678 gene encoding enhancer of split malpha protein-like, yielding MSYYANNEYIIATNNSINENRYNSEKMKNSGIKALLRPLMKMIKRTTKRVPAKTCDTCFEEEQNSSNEMLERKIYEEMEACQPDAAFLVYQQDNTCDLVPVTPDNFYVPVHFARTEAGTFFWTTVSKTEADFAAAHCYTECQTAEQQYPVLQDRWVQA